Proteins from one Mesorhizobium sp. M9A.F.Ca.ET.002.03.1.2 genomic window:
- a CDS encoding pentapeptide repeat-containing protein produces the protein MTLRRTRAYGASGLVLAVCTVFAWQNATAAHNCHAAATPGVNWHECDKKLLILEGQDLSGANLFGVDFTSTDLRNSNLLAANLEKATLVRASLADSTARGARFDRIEAYRTDFSRMDAQGAVFASAEMQRSNFQDANLTNVDFTKAELGRAQFHDADISGSRFSFANLARADFRRATFTAPIDFDRAFFFLTRIEGVDLSNSAGLSQWQLNMACGDARTELPSGLTRPEDWPCQFQQE, from the coding sequence ATGACTTTGAGGCGAACCAGAGCTTACGGCGCATCCGGCTTGGTTCTAGCGGTTTGCACTGTGTTTGCTTGGCAGAACGCCACTGCTGCTCACAATTGCCACGCAGCCGCGACGCCTGGCGTCAATTGGCACGAGTGTGACAAGAAGCTTCTCATCCTAGAAGGACAGGACCTGAGTGGGGCGAACCTGTTCGGTGTTGATTTCACTTCGACCGACCTCAGGAACAGCAATCTCCTTGCGGCAAATCTTGAGAAGGCAACGCTTGTGCGTGCTTCCCTGGCCGACTCGACCGCCAGAGGCGCCCGGTTCGACAGAATCGAGGCCTACAGGACCGACTTCAGCCGAATGGACGCGCAGGGCGCTGTGTTTGCGAGCGCGGAAATGCAGCGCTCGAATTTCCAGGACGCCAATCTGACCAATGTTGATTTCACAAAGGCAGAATTGGGGCGTGCGCAGTTCCATGACGCCGATATCAGCGGCAGCCGCTTCTCGTTTGCCAATCTCGCGCGGGCGGACTTCCGACGAGCGACGTTCACCGCGCCGATAGACTTTGACCGCGCCTTTTTCTTTCTGACCCGTATCGAGGGCGTCGATCTTTCCAATTCGGCGGGTCTGTCCCAGTGGCAGCTCAACATGGCTTGCGGAGACGCCCGGACCGAGTTGCCTTCTGGCTTGACGAGGCCTGAAGATTGGCCCTGTCAATTCCAGCAGGAATAG
- a CDS encoding IS481 family transposase: MNIHKNARLTPLRREEMALAVMEGDLSQAQAALKFAVTAKVVKRWVERYKAEGRAGMVDRSSRPRRSPNATERAVADRIVALRRQRLTGKHIASVVAVSPATVSRVLARAGLSRLKDLEPAEPVRRYERDEPGDMIHIDIKKLGRFDRIGHRITGDRTGQSNGRTSRKGGAGWEFVHVCIDDASRIAFSQILPDEKKESAVAFLNAAIAYYASLGVTTSRVMTDNGGCYKSRAFRAACKALGLKHIRTKPYTPKTNGKAERFIQTALREWAYARAYTTSDRRAAELPVWLHRYNWHRPHGSLKSKTPISRLGLSEDNLLRLHS; this comes from the coding sequence ATGAACATTCATAAGAATGCCCGTCTCACGCCGCTTCGTCGAGAGGAGATGGCGCTTGCGGTCATGGAAGGCGACCTTTCCCAAGCCCAAGCAGCGTTGAAATTCGCGGTGACGGCGAAGGTCGTGAAGCGATGGGTCGAGCGTTACAAGGCCGAAGGCCGTGCCGGCATGGTCGACCGCTCGTCGCGACCCAGGCGCAGTCCGAATGCGACCGAACGGGCTGTGGCCGATCGGATCGTTGCGCTGCGGCGCCAGCGCCTCACGGGCAAGCACATTGCAAGTGTGGTCGCCGTCTCGCCGGCGACGGTGAGCAGGGTGCTGGCGCGGGCCGGGCTGTCGCGGCTGAAGGACCTTGAGCCAGCAGAGCCGGTGCGTCGATATGAGCGTGACGAGCCGGGCGACATGATCCACATCGATATCAAGAAGCTCGGCCGTTTCGACCGCATCGGCCATCGCATCACCGGCGATCGCACCGGCCAAAGCAATGGCCGGACTTCCCGTAAAGGCGGCGCGGGCTGGGAGTTCGTCCACGTCTGCATTGACGATGCCTCCCGCATCGCCTTTAGCCAGATCCTGCCCGACGAGAAAAAGGAAAGCGCCGTCGCCTTCCTCAACGCCGCCATCGCCTACTATGCCAGCCTTGGCGTCACCACCTCACGGGTCATGACCGACAACGGCGGCTGCTATAAAAGCCGCGCCTTCCGCGCCGCCTGCAAAGCCCTCGGCCTCAAACACATCCGAACCAAGCCCTACACGCCCAAGACCAACGGCAAGGCCGAACGCTTCATCCAGACCGCGCTCAGAGAATGGGCCTACGCAAGAGCCTACACGACCTCAGATCGCCGTGCTGCCGAGCTGCCCGTCTGGCTGCACCGATACAATTGGCACCGCCCGCATGGCAGCCTAAAATCCAAAACACCCATCAGTCGCCTCGGATTGTCCGAGGACAACCTGTTGAGGCTCCACAGCTAG
- a CDS encoding transporter substrate-binding domain-containing protein, which yields MFDTFVLRVKRRSILAGAIALLSVPIVGASMAQAASVEEIKAKGKIIVGIQGDNAPWGFVNSSGMQDGYDADIAKLFAKELGVEVEFAPLAVANRIPALVTGKVDILFATMAMTEERAKSIQYSKPYAGNIVGVVAEKTVAIKGPEDLAGKEVGVPRSSTMDKAITEKAPPTATIRRFDDDAATIQALLSGQVQAVGGNQFYPQRLNDAKPDTFEMKFPLLTSYNGVGTRLGERDWNEAVNAFLDKIKASGEHADVYKKWMALPLPEFPESMPNIPYTVN from the coding sequence ATGTTTGACACATTCGTACTGCGCGTGAAGCGGCGCAGCATTCTTGCCGGAGCAATCGCGCTCCTCTCAGTGCCCATCGTCGGCGCCTCAATGGCACAGGCTGCGTCGGTTGAGGAAATCAAGGCCAAAGGCAAAATCATCGTCGGTATCCAGGGCGACAATGCGCCATGGGGGTTCGTCAATTCCAGTGGCATGCAGGACGGCTATGACGCCGACATCGCCAAGCTGTTCGCCAAGGAATTGGGAGTCGAGGTTGAGTTTGCCCCCTTGGCAGTCGCGAACCGTATCCCGGCGCTGGTGACCGGCAAGGTCGACATCCTGTTCGCGACGATGGCGATGACCGAGGAGCGCGCAAAATCGATTCAATACAGCAAGCCCTATGCCGGCAACATCGTCGGAGTGGTCGCGGAGAAGACGGTTGCCATAAAGGGGCCGGAAGACTTGGCTGGGAAGGAAGTCGGCGTGCCGCGTTCCAGCACGATGGACAAAGCCATAACCGAGAAGGCCCCGCCGACTGCGACGATCCGTCGGTTCGACGACGACGCGGCGACGATTCAGGCTCTACTGTCGGGTCAGGTCCAGGCCGTCGGCGGAAACCAATTCTATCCGCAACGCCTCAACGATGCCAAGCCGGATACTTTTGAAATGAAGTTTCCTCTGCTGACCTCCTACAACGGCGTTGGCACGCGACTGGGTGAACGCGACTGGAATGAAGCCGTCAATGCCTTCCTCGACAAGATCAAGGCGAGTGGCGAACACGCGGACGTGTACAAGAAGTGGATGGCGCTTCCGCTTCCCGAATTTCCCGAGTCGATGCCGAACATCCCCTACACGGTCAACTGA
- a CDS encoding amino acid ABC transporter permease translates to MGPLGLNELLFLLQGLKWTLLLSAIGFIGGGVFGLLIALARTAEIKVLRQAAGGYISVFQGTPLLMQLFVVYYGIALFGFNVEAWVAVAIAFTLHASAFLGEVWRGAIQAIPKGQSEAANALGLHYASRMKDIVLPQALRISLPATVGFLVQLIKGTSLAAIVGFIELARAGQIISNQTYRPLIVFGIVGAIYFVICWPLSLYGTRLENRLAMAAR, encoded by the coding sequence ATGGGACCCTTGGGCCTGAACGAACTGCTCTTCCTTCTTCAGGGGCTTAAATGGACGCTGCTCTTGTCGGCGATCGGCTTTATCGGCGGCGGCGTCTTCGGCCTTCTGATCGCGCTGGCGCGGACCGCGGAGATCAAGGTTCTGCGGCAAGCGGCCGGGGGATATATCTCGGTCTTTCAGGGCACGCCGCTTCTGATGCAGTTGTTCGTCGTCTATTACGGCATCGCGCTGTTCGGCTTCAATGTCGAGGCGTGGGTGGCGGTCGCCATTGCGTTCACATTGCATGCGAGCGCCTTTCTCGGCGAGGTTTGGCGCGGCGCGATCCAGGCAATCCCGAAGGGCCAAAGCGAAGCCGCGAATGCACTTGGACTGCATTACGCGTCGCGCATGAAGGACATCGTTCTTCCGCAGGCGCTTCGGATCTCTCTGCCGGCGACCGTCGGCTTTCTCGTTCAGCTCATCAAGGGCACGTCGCTTGCGGCCATTGTCGGCTTCATAGAACTCGCCCGCGCGGGTCAGATCATATCGAACCAGACGTACCGGCCGCTGATCGTCTTCGGAATCGTCGGCGCAATCTACTTTGTCATTTGTTGGCCGCTGTCTCTTTACGGCACCCGACTCGAAAATCGGCTTGCGATGGCAGCTCGATAA
- a CDS encoding shikimate dehydrogenase has product MPSESNKFALRHKVRVGLIGADIQMSKSPALHMREASLHGLDYSYELIDLTLRGVAVDHLPDLLSEVEDRGFAGVNITHPCKQIVLPLLTRLADDARSLGAVNTVVFHDGERVGHNTDCSGFYENFRQGLPDVTRDRALLLGAGGAGAAVAHAALSLGMGHLLISDQDASRAESLARSLNEQFAPGRASATGDIEAAMQAADGLIHATPTGMRNHPGLPLDGALIESRHWVADIVYMPLVTPLLALARDRGCRTLDGGGMVVYQAAGALRLFAGIEPDAARMRRHFSELVGADAAPA; this is encoded by the coding sequence ATGCCATCAGAATCCAACAAGTTCGCCCTCCGACACAAAGTCCGCGTCGGGCTGATTGGGGCCGACATCCAGATGTCGAAGTCGCCGGCACTCCATATGCGGGAGGCCTCCCTGCACGGGCTCGACTATTCCTACGAGTTGATTGACCTGACCCTGCGGGGCGTGGCGGTGGATCACCTGCCGGACCTCCTGTCGGAAGTTGAGGATCGCGGCTTTGCGGGCGTGAACATCACCCACCCCTGCAAGCAGATCGTGCTTCCCCTCCTTACGCGTCTGGCGGACGACGCACGCTCGCTCGGCGCGGTGAACACCGTGGTATTCCACGACGGGGAGCGCGTCGGACACAACACGGACTGCTCGGGATTCTATGAGAATTTCCGGCAGGGTCTTCCAGACGTGACGAGAGATCGCGCTCTGCTTCTGGGAGCAGGAGGCGCCGGCGCGGCGGTCGCCCATGCGGCGCTGTCCCTTGGAATGGGTCATCTGCTCATTTCGGATCAGGACGCCAGTCGGGCTGAAAGCCTTGCGCGATCGTTGAACGAACAGTTCGCCCCCGGCCGGGCATCGGCAACGGGAGACATCGAAGCCGCGATGCAGGCGGCGGACGGGCTTATTCATGCGACGCCTACCGGGATGCGAAATCATCCTGGGCTTCCGCTCGACGGTGCGCTGATCGAAAGCCGCCACTGGGTGGCCGACATCGTCTACATGCCCCTCGTGACGCCGTTGCTGGCCCTTGCGCGCGACCGCGGCTGCCGGACGCTCGATGGTGGCGGAATGGTCGTCTACCAGGCGGCGGGAGCGCTCCGATTGTTCGCCGGCATCGAACCAGATGCGGCACGGATGCGGCGGCATTTCAGCGAACTGGTCGGCGCCGACGCCGCGCCCGCCTGA
- the aroQ gene encoding type II 3-dehydroquinate dehydratase — MAPEIYIINGPNLNLLGKRQPHIYGHETLADVEVECVRVAGEHGLRVRFLQSNAEFEIINWIHEAREAAAGIVINPAAFTHTSVAILDALNTFDHPIIEVHISNVHKREAFRHHSYVSAIASGVIAGFGTQGYVFAVQRLAFLIKAQQA; from the coding sequence ATGGCACCTGAAATCTACATCATCAACGGGCCGAACCTGAACCTGCTCGGCAAGCGTCAGCCGCACATCTACGGGCATGAAACCTTGGCGGACGTGGAGGTCGAGTGTGTTCGGGTGGCGGGAGAGCACGGACTTCGTGTCCGCTTTCTTCAGAGCAACGCCGAGTTCGAGATCATCAACTGGATCCACGAGGCGCGAGAAGCGGCTGCCGGGATTGTGATCAATCCCGCCGCTTTCACCCACACGTCCGTCGCCATTCTAGATGCGCTCAACACCTTCGACCACCCGATCATCGAGGTGCACATCTCCAACGTGCACAAGCGCGAGGCTTTCCGCCATCACTCCTATGTCTCTGCGATCGCTTCCGGTGTCATCGCGGGTTTCGGCACGCAAGGTTACGTTTTTGCCGTGCAGCGACTGGCCTTCTTGATCAAAGCCCAACAAGCATAG
- a CDS encoding ABC transporter substrate-binding protein, producing the protein MKRMLLAAVAAIALSGTASAETIKVGVIGPFSGPFAIQGKNFKAGIDAWMALNGAKVGDGDVEVVYRDLPAANPAQAKALAQDLVVKESVQYLAGFYFTPDAMAVTPLLEQANVPMVIMNAATSAIVTKSPLVVRTSFTLWQTSVPMAKVAAARGIKKVITVVSDYGPGVDAETAFATTFKADGGEIVESVRMPLSTTDFSPIMQRVKDSGAEAVFAFLPSGPTTLGFLKSYNENGLKGAGIQFLAPGDLTQESDLPALGDTAFGVTTTFHYSVAHDSAENKKFVEATRAAIGNPVELSFPSVGAYDGMRVIYKMIEATGGKQDAAKAVDAVKGMAWESPRGPVSIDAGSRHITQNIYLREVAKAADGTYYNKEIQTFANMTDPGLAAAK; encoded by the coding sequence ATGAAACGCATGCTTTTGGCCGCGGTGGCGGCAATAGCGCTTAGCGGAACCGCCAGTGCAGAAACCATCAAGGTCGGCGTGATCGGGCCGTTCTCCGGTCCCTTCGCCATCCAGGGCAAGAATTTCAAGGCCGGCATCGACGCCTGGATGGCATTGAACGGAGCCAAGGTCGGTGACGGCGACGTTGAGGTCGTCTATCGGGACCTTCCGGCCGCGAATCCCGCGCAGGCCAAGGCGCTCGCCCAGGATCTGGTCGTTAAGGAAAGCGTTCAGTATCTCGCCGGGTTCTATTTTACGCCCGATGCCATGGCCGTCACGCCGCTTCTCGAGCAGGCGAATGTGCCGATGGTGATCATGAACGCAGCCACGTCGGCGATCGTGACCAAGAGCCCGCTCGTCGTGCGCACCTCCTTCACGCTCTGGCAGACTTCGGTGCCGATGGCAAAGGTGGCGGCCGCGCGTGGCATCAAGAAGGTCATCACCGTCGTCAGCGACTACGGACCGGGCGTCGATGCCGAGACGGCGTTCGCGACGACCTTCAAGGCGGATGGCGGCGAGATCGTCGAATCGGTCCGCATGCCGCTTTCGACCACCGACTTCAGCCCGATCATGCAGCGGGTAAAGGACTCCGGCGCCGAGGCGGTCTTTGCCTTCCTGCCGTCCGGTCCGACCACGCTGGGCTTTCTGAAGTCCTACAACGAAAACGGCCTCAAGGGAGCCGGCATCCAGTTCCTGGCGCCTGGAGACCTAACGCAGGAATCCGATCTGCCGGCGCTCGGCGATACCGCTTTCGGGGTGACGACCACATTCCACTATTCCGTCGCGCATGACTCTGCCGAAAACAAGAAGTTTGTCGAGGCGACGCGTGCCGCGATCGGCAATCCGGTCGAGCTGTCCTTCCCATCGGTCGGCGCCTATGACGGCATGCGGGTAATCTATAAGATGATCGAAGCGACCGGGGGCAAGCAGGATGCCGCCAAGGCCGTCGACGCCGTCAAGGGAATGGCCTGGGAGTCCCCGCGCGGACCTGTCTCGATCGACGCCGGAAGCCGCCACATCACGCAGAACATCTATCTGCGGGAGGTCGCTAAAGCCGCGGACGGCACCTATTACAACAAGGAGATCCAGACGTTCGCGAACATGACCGATCCCGGTCTCGCCGCCGCCAAATAA
- a CDS encoding 5-carboxymethyl-2-hydroxymuconate Delta-isomerase — protein sequence MPHITIEYSAGSSRRIDIDALARAVHSAAQSSGHFAPNVVRTFAQEANFSCVADEADDNCFVQIIMRMAPGRTREVRKEISQLVFAAAAYAVAKELERGRLGLRIDITESDPELSVSRNTLPL from the coding sequence ATGCCGCACATCACGATCGAATACAGTGCAGGATCATCGCGACGCATCGATATCGACGCGCTTGCAAGGGCCGTCCACAGCGCGGCGCAGAGCAGCGGCCATTTCGCTCCGAACGTCGTGCGCACCTTCGCGCAGGAAGCGAATTTTTCCTGCGTCGCCGACGAAGCCGACGACAACTGCTTCGTGCAGATCATCATGCGGATGGCGCCCGGTCGAACCCGCGAAGTACGCAAGGAGATCTCCCAACTTGTCTTCGCTGCTGCTGCGTACGCAGTGGCCAAGGAACTCGAAAGGGGACGCCTCGGCCTTCGCATCGATATCACCGAATCCGATCCAGAACTCTCGGTAAGCCGTAACACTCTGCCCCTCTGA
- a CDS encoding Crp/Fnr family transcriptional regulator, whose amino-acid sequence MIEQETVVTGSLAFISRLCDADLAALTKRWHERSYRHNELIISHGDTGRDVFFLLEGRARVTLVSADGREIAYRDVEPGDIFGELGGIDGIARSASVVALEATRAARLSGTAFRDIVMTHPTFAWMLLEHLSAQLRRMTERVFEYSTLVVRKRLIVELLHRAEKAALVDGEVSISPAPTHSELAATMSTHREAVSREMSDLAKRGLIEKRGSRLLLHDVSALRALVDKKE is encoded by the coding sequence TTGATTGAACAAGAGACCGTTGTGACAGGCTCTCTGGCCTTCATCTCAAGACTTTGCGATGCCGACCTCGCCGCGCTGACCAAACGGTGGCACGAGCGCAGCTATCGACACAACGAGCTAATCATTTCCCACGGCGACACTGGTCGCGATGTCTTCTTCCTGCTGGAAGGACGGGCTCGCGTGACACTGGTTTCAGCGGACGGCAGGGAGATAGCGTATCGCGATGTCGAACCGGGTGACATTTTCGGGGAGCTCGGAGGCATTGACGGGATTGCACGCTCTGCCAGCGTAGTCGCGCTGGAGGCAACCCGCGCTGCACGGCTGTCCGGCACAGCATTCCGGGATATCGTGATGACCCACCCGACTTTTGCCTGGATGCTGCTTGAGCATCTGTCTGCCCAGCTCCGGCGCATGACCGAGCGGGTATTCGAATACAGCACTCTGGTCGTGCGAAAACGGCTGATCGTCGAGCTCCTGCATCGGGCGGAGAAAGCCGCACTCGTGGACGGCGAGGTGTCCATAAGCCCGGCACCGACGCATTCCGAGCTGGCGGCAACGATGAGCACGCACAGGGAAGCGGTCTCGCGCGAAATGAGCGATCTCGCCAAGAGAGGCCTGATCGAAAAGCGCGGCAGCAGGTTATTGCTGCATGACGTCTCGGCACTACGGGCGCTGGTCGACAAGAAGGAATAG
- a CDS encoding ABC transporter ATP-binding protein — translation MNAVFEVERLNKTFGGLAVTQAVSLTMAPGDRVALIGPNGAGKTTFVNLVTGHLKPDSGVVSLAGEQLNGMNPMQRVQRGLVRSFQVTRLFPEMTPREHLALAVLQRQGRTGRLFGTFWSMPEVLEEIEALLRTLGLEGAADHKVAEIAYGQQRLLEIAFALALRPKVLLLDEPAAGVPQSETPRIESALAGLPADLAVLMIEHDMDLVFRFAQRVIVLAAGTIIFDGAPGEVTKDTRVREAYLGSYADDRSAA, via the coding sequence ATGAATGCGGTGTTCGAGGTCGAGCGGCTGAACAAGACCTTCGGCGGGCTGGCAGTGACCCAGGCCGTCTCGCTGACGATGGCGCCAGGCGACCGCGTGGCGCTGATCGGGCCGAACGGCGCCGGCAAGACTACTTTCGTCAATCTCGTCACCGGCCATCTGAAACCGGATTCAGGGGTCGTTAGCCTCGCTGGCGAGCAGCTCAACGGCATGAATCCGATGCAGCGCGTGCAACGCGGCCTGGTAAGGTCCTTCCAGGTTACCCGCCTGTTTCCGGAAATGACGCCGCGGGAACATCTGGCGCTCGCCGTGCTGCAGCGCCAGGGCCGTACCGGCCGCCTGTTCGGCACGTTCTGGTCGATGCCGGAAGTCCTCGAAGAGATCGAGGCGCTGCTGCGCACGCTCGGCCTCGAGGGCGCTGCCGACCACAAGGTGGCGGAGATCGCTTACGGGCAGCAGCGGCTGCTGGAGATCGCCTTCGCGCTGGCGTTGAGACCGAAAGTCCTGTTGCTCGACGAACCCGCGGCCGGTGTTCCGCAAAGCGAAACGCCGCGCATCGAGTCCGCGCTTGCCGGGCTTCCCGCCGACCTGGCGGTGCTCATGATCGAACACGACATGGATCTCGTGTTCCGTTTCGCGCAACGGGTCATCGTCCTGGCCGCGGGCACGATCATATTCGACGGCGCGCCCGGCGAGGTGACGAAAGACACGCGCGTGCGCGAGGCCTATCTCGGGAGCTATGCCGATGACCGCAGCGCCGCTTGA
- a CDS encoding branched-chain amino acid ABC transporter permease, with amino-acid sequence MNANHPASVTGQVVKPRFSASADWIGLAVILAASVVGNLLFPNNLALLTRVIGIVMLVLSVDLVTGFCGVATLGHAALFGAGAYAAGIAAAHFGISDPFAMIAAGAVGGAVAGLISGLVVLRSHGLGQLVLSIAIVNLFHEAANKATSWTGGSDGLTDIAPSPLFGVFGFDLWGRTAYVLGIALLVVVFFLLQRLSRSPFGMLCRGIRQDPIRVAAMGASVKKTLLKMYIISGAVAGVGGGLNAISTQVVGLDSLSFTLSAQALVMLVLGGTGSLYGAIIGTVVFMLFEDFVSAANPFHWLTIMGALLVAVVLFAPRGIFGTSAQLFDQWRRR; translated from the coding sequence ATGAACGCCAATCATCCTGCAAGCGTTACCGGGCAAGTCGTTAAGCCGCGCTTCTCCGCTTCGGCGGATTGGATCGGCCTTGCGGTGATCCTGGCGGCCTCGGTCGTCGGCAATCTCCTGTTTCCCAACAATCTCGCGCTGCTCACGCGCGTCATCGGCATCGTCATGCTGGTGCTTTCGGTCGATCTGGTCACCGGCTTCTGCGGCGTGGCGACGCTCGGTCACGCCGCGCTGTTCGGCGCCGGGGCCTACGCCGCCGGCATTGCGGCCGCGCATTTCGGCATATCGGATCCGTTCGCCATGATCGCGGCAGGCGCCGTCGGCGGCGCGGTCGCCGGCCTCATATCCGGCCTCGTGGTCCTGCGCAGCCACGGGCTTGGGCAACTTGTGCTTTCGATCGCCATCGTCAATCTTTTTCACGAGGCGGCCAACAAGGCCACGAGCTGGACGGGCGGCAGCGATGGCCTGACGGACATCGCGCCAAGCCCGCTGTTCGGTGTGTTCGGGTTCGATCTTTGGGGACGGACCGCCTATGTGCTGGGGATAGCGCTGCTAGTGGTCGTCTTCTTCCTGCTGCAGCGCCTGTCTCGCTCGCCGTTCGGGATGCTCTGCCGCGGCATCCGGCAGGACCCGATCCGGGTCGCGGCGATGGGGGCGTCGGTCAAGAAGACGCTGCTCAAGATGTACATCATCTCAGGCGCGGTCGCCGGTGTCGGCGGTGGCCTCAACGCAATCTCCACCCAGGTGGTGGGGCTCGACAGCCTGAGCTTTACCCTTTCGGCGCAGGCGCTGGTGATGCTGGTGCTCGGTGGCACCGGATCGCTCTACGGCGCGATCATCGGCACGGTCGTTTTCATGCTGTTCGAGGATTTCGTTTCCGCCGCCAATCCATTTCACTGGTTGACAATCATGGGCGCGCTGCTGGTCGCGGTCGTGCTGTTTGCGCCGCGCGGCATTTTCGGCACGAGCGCCCAGCTGTTCGATCAGTGGAGGCGGCGATGA
- a CDS encoding amino acid ABC transporter ATP-binding protein: MPNTSNSETPLIVMEGVGKWYGRFHALKSIDLTVRRGEKIVLCGPSGSGKSTLIRCINHLEAFEMGRIEVDGTALDGTAKTIDAVRREVGMVFQSFNLFPHMTVLQNCTLAPMRVRGTAKAEAEAIARKYLDRVRILDQADKYPSQLSGGQQQRVAIARALCMEPKAMLFDEPTSALDPEMVKEVLDTMIGLAREGMTMVCVTHEMGFARQVADRVIFMASGEIIEEDKPEDFFRNPTHPRTRAFLGEILAHQ, translated from the coding sequence GTGCCAAACACCTCAAACTCCGAAACACCCCTCATCGTCATGGAGGGCGTCGGGAAGTGGTACGGCAGGTTCCATGCCTTGAAATCCATCGATCTCACGGTTCGCAGAGGCGAGAAAATCGTGCTCTGCGGACCGTCGGGGTCGGGCAAGTCGACGCTGATCCGGTGCATCAACCATCTCGAAGCCTTCGAGATGGGGCGGATTGAGGTCGATGGGACAGCTCTTGACGGCACGGCCAAGACGATCGACGCGGTGCGCCGCGAAGTCGGCATGGTGTTCCAGAGCTTTAACCTCTTTCCTCACATGACCGTGCTGCAGAACTGCACGCTTGCGCCGATGCGGGTGCGCGGCACCGCGAAGGCCGAGGCCGAAGCGATTGCGAGAAAGTATCTCGACCGCGTCCGCATTCTCGATCAGGCGGACAAATACCCTTCTCAACTAAGCGGCGGACAGCAACAGCGCGTGGCCATAGCGCGCGCGCTCTGCATGGAACCGAAGGCGATGCTCTTCGACGAGCCGACCAGCGCGCTTGATCCCGAAATGGTGAAGGAGGTGCTGGACACCATGATCGGCCTGGCAAGGGAGGGAATGACCATGGTCTGCGTCACGCACGAAATGGGCTTTGCCCGCCAGGTCGCCGACCGTGTCATCTTCATGGCATCCGGCGAAATCATCGAGGAAGACAAGCCGGAAGACTTCTTCCGAAATCCGACGCATCCGCGCACGCGCGCATTTCTCGGAGAGATACTCGCTCATCAATAA
- a CDS encoding branched-chain amino acid ABC transporter permease: MQSVLSIAVDALAYGMVLFVISIGLSMTMGLMRVVNLAHGAFAMVGGYLASYAVRDLGLGYVAGVVLAVAGTVVIAVPIERLLYRRIYNKPELIQVLMTIGITFCVIGIANYVFGPTLKTIPLPEVLSGPVDLGFRSIAAHKLFAIVCGLSVAVALWYLVERTPFGVKLRASVDNAPMAAALGVRTKSVYAASFAIAVGLAAFGGIVGAELLPIEPYYALRYMVTFLVVVSVGGAGSIGGALLACLVLGAVDTTGRYLVPEYGEFFFYLAVIVIVCVFPRGLLGRA, translated from the coding sequence ATGCAGAGCGTGCTCAGCATCGCGGTCGACGCCCTTGCCTATGGCATGGTGCTGTTCGTCATCTCGATCGGCCTGTCGATGACGATGGGGCTGATGCGAGTGGTGAATCTCGCGCACGGGGCCTTTGCGATGGTGGGCGGCTATCTTGCCTCCTATGCCGTGCGTGATCTTGGTCTGGGCTATGTCGCCGGTGTCGTGCTTGCGGTGGCCGGCACCGTCGTGATTGCGGTACCGATCGAGCGACTGCTCTACCGCCGCATCTATAACAAGCCGGAACTTATCCAGGTGCTCATGACGATCGGCATCACCTTCTGCGTCATCGGCATCGCGAATTATGTGTTCGGGCCGACACTCAAGACCATCCCGCTGCCCGAGGTGCTGAGTGGACCGGTCGATCTCGGCTTTCGTTCGATTGCCGCGCACAAGCTGTTTGCCATCGTGTGCGGCCTCTCCGTCGCCGTGGCGCTCTGGTATCTCGTCGAGCGGACACCTTTCGGGGTGAAGCTGCGCGCCTCGGTGGACAACGCGCCGATGGCTGCCGCGCTCGGCGTAAGGACGAAATCCGTCTATGCGGCGAGCTTCGCGATTGCGGTCGGCCTTGCCGCGTTCGGCGGTATCGTTGGCGCCGAACTGCTGCCGATCGAACCCTATTATGCGCTGCGCTACATGGTGACCTTCCTCGTCGTCGTCTCGGTCGGCGGAGCCGGCTCGATCGGTGGCGCCTTGCTTGCCTGCCTGGTGCTTGGCGCGGTCGACACGACGGGACGTTATTTGGTGCCAGAGTATGGCGAGTTCTTCTTCTACCTTGCCGTGATCGTCATCGTCTGCGTGTTTCCGCGCGGCCTTCTTGGAAGGGCCTGA